Below is a genomic region from Triticum dicoccoides isolate Atlit2015 ecotype Zavitan chromosome 5A, WEW_v2.0, whole genome shotgun sequence.
tCCCTTTGGCAAAAAAATTATTGCGGACGGTTCACATAGCCTTTAATATTACTCCTTCGAATACTATCAGcatgttatttgggacgtggcttgacGGAATAGATTCCGAAACAGCGAGACATATTcgagtaggagtatgtgctttattatgagcagtctggaactgcagaaattatttggtctttaacagaacaacaaacattcattttttgcaggttattttatGAGCCACtgagttgatccgtatgtggtcgctactcactcggaCGGAGGCCAGAGAGCgtatggttactggatctatccgatgaGAGATGGTAGCACGGACTATTtttaaccggtttggatggcggttaggataggcaattagttttcctatcttttttacgccagccggttgtggctttactTTTATTTTTCTGCTCTTTGTgagcatttttttttcttttgtttgagaCATCAAGACTTGTATTGAACTTATTTGCTTTTTAATAagtatggccgtatgcatcgttctgatgcagaggccggggtgctCCCCCTTTTGAAAGAAAACTTACACGACATCCCAATATAATGGGCAAGAATTTGAGCTCAATTACAATGAGATAAACCTCGCACTGATCAATTATTTATGAATTTTCCTCTGCATATATTCTTGCGAAGATGTTTAAACATGATTGGCACTGCTATGTATGATCAAAAAAATTGACGATCACGCACAACAAGCCAACCGACTGCATACAGAATAAAGAAAGAAGATTTAACTCATGTCACGCACTAGTTTAGGTTGTTGGAGCGGGGCGCCGGCGGGTGTGGCGAACGGTGGCCGCCCCCGAGCTTGGTGTCGGTGctcttctcctttttctatttgatGAAGGAAGCGATCTCTCCGGCTTTTCATTGTTGAGATTAGAATAAATGGCGGCATGCTTGGAGGTCAACTCATTCAGAAGAGAAGGGCAGGTTTTGGAGAGATGATCCAAGTCATCTGGTGTCAGGGCTTGATCTAGTGTGGTTGGAGACCTGAGGATGAGCTCAAAGCACGCCTCCTTTAGCCTGTGGCAGCCATGCTGCTCAGCCAAGGCcagagtggtcgccgccgtcgccacGCTGATTTTCCGGCGTAGCATGTCCTCGCAGACCAGCTTGAGTCTCTCCATGGCATACCTGTCCGCAGCAACCATGAGATGCTGGGCCATCGCGACCAccacgtcgtcgtcgtcgtcttggtGCTCCGTCTCCGATTGCGGCAGCGAGTCGGTGTATGCGAAATGCAGCAAGTTTTTGAACACCTCCGCTCTCATGCCGTTGATCCGTATGCTGTGGGTGGCGCCCTCCATCATTGGCCCGTAGAGCTCCGCCTTGAACACCGGCGACCGCGCCGCCAGCAGGCACCGGTGCGCGGCGAAAGTCTCCTCGCCGACCAGGAACCTCACGTCCGCGCCCTGCCCGCTGTGCAGGAGGTCACGCATGTGCAGTGGCCAGTCCGGTGGCGGCGGCATGGCGGGGGCTGCCAGGAAATCCAGGACCATGACGTTGCACCTGACGGAGAGAGCAGTGCCGTCCTTGAGCAAGTCCTTGTCCTTGTCGAGCTCTTCCCGCTTGATGAAGTCGCCAAAGCCCCAGTATTCACCCAGCTGGGTAAAATCgtggatgttgccggccctagcgtaGCGCGGCACGGGCTCTCCGGTGGCCTGGTCGAGCAGGTCGAACCCGACCTTGGCCATGGTGGAGACCCCGGTGCCGGTGCGATCGAGAACGGCGAAAACGGACACGAAGCCGGCTCTCTCCGGGTTGTCGCCATTGGGGAAGAAGTCGATGTGCCACCTCGTGCCTCCCACGGGGAAGGAGTCCGACCTGAAGCCTTTGCCGTTTGGGTAGATCTCGCTCAGCGCTGGGTATCCTTTGATCCTGAGGACGTGCTGCACGGTCGTGGTGGTGGCCTCGAAGCTGGACTCTGAGTTCTCGCCGGTCTCACGTTTGGATATGAAAGCCCTGATCGGGTGTGGCTCCAGCGGCGACGCTTTGGAGTTGAATCCGGTGGCGGCCATAGATGATCCCCGGCCGGCCGTGGCACCTCGACCTCGGTGTGAAGGCGACGTATGTGAACGCGAGGCGCGCGGAGGCAGGCTGGGGCTTTGGTTACGGGTCCTTCTGATGTGGTGAGCTATTTATCGTATATTACAAGATACAAAGTCTCAACCCGGTCGGACGTCGAATCCTAATCGGACAGCCACTCGTATTGGTAGCATATACGGAGTACATGTACAATgatgagagcatctccaacagccgcgctaagcgccgcgcg
It encodes:
- the LOC119300463 gene encoding BTB/POZ and MATH domain-containing protein 1-like; its protein translation is MAATGFNSKASPLEPHPIRAFISKRETGENSESSFEATTTTVQHVLRIKGYPALSEIYPNGKGFRSDSFPVGGTRWHIDFFPNGDNPERAGFVSVFAVLDRTGTGVSTMAKVGFDLLDQATGEPVPRYARAGNIHDFTQLGEYWGFGDFIKREELDKDKDLLKDGTALSVRCNVMVLDFLAAPAMPPPPDWPLHMRDLLHSGQGADVRFLVGEETFAAHRCLLAARSPVFKAELYGPMMEGATHSIRINGMRAEVFKNLLHFAYTDSLPQSETEHQDDDDDVVVAMAQHLMVAADRYAMERLKLVCEDMLRRKISVATAATTLALAEQHGCHRLKEACFELILRSPTTLDQALTPDDLDHLSKTCPSLLNELTSKHAAIYSNLNNEKPERSLPSSNRKRRRAPTPSSGAATVRHTRRRPAPTT